Within Chlamydia pneumoniae TW-183, the genomic segment CATCGTGGTTGAAAAACGCGGAGAATCTTTCTATAACCCTTTCCTTCCTGAAATTATCGAAGATCTAGAGAAGAAAGGCCTTCTCACTGTTTCCAACGATGCTAAATGTGTATTTCATGAAGCCTTTTCGATTCCTTTTATGGTTCAAAAAAGTGATGGGGGCTACAACTACGCCACCACAGATCTTGCTGCGATGCGCTATCGCATAGAGGAAGATCATGCCGATAAGATCATCATTGTTACTGACTTAGGTCAGTCTCTACATTTCCAACTCCTTGAGGCTACAGCAATTGCTGCGGGCTATCTACAACCCGGAATATTTTCTCATGTAGGCTTTGGCCTTGTCTTAGATCCTCAAGGGAAGAAACTTAAAACCCGCTCTGGAGAAAACGTAAAGCTCCGAGAGCTTCTAGATACTGCTATTGAAAAAGCTGAAGAAGCATTGCGAGAACATCGACCCGAACTTACGGATGAGGCAATCCAAGAAAGAGCTCCCGTCATTGGAATCAACGCTATAAAATACAGTGATCTCTCTTCCCATCGCACTAGCGACTATGTCTTTTCTTTTGAAAAGATGCTCCGCTTCGAAGGAAACACCGCCATGTTTCTACTGTATGCCTACGTGCGAATCCAAGGAATTAAACGTCGTTTAGGAATTTCTCAGCTGTCATTAGAGGGACCTCCGGAGATTCAAGAACCTGCTGAAGAGTTGCTTGCATTAACTTTGCTACGCTTCCCCGAAGCTTTAGAGAGCACAATTAAAGAGTTGTGTCCTCATTTTCTTACAGATTATCTTTATAATCTCACCCATAAATTCAATGGGTTCTTCCGTGACAGCCATATCCAAGACTCCCCTTATGCTAAGTCTAGACTGTTTCTATGTGCTCTAGCTGAACAAGTCTTGGCTACAGGGATGCATCTCTTAGGGCTAAAGACTTTGGAGAGGTTGTAAGTTCTTCCTGTTCCATATCAAAGATCTGAATTTTAGCTCCGAGGCTTCTGAGCTTGCCTACCCAATTTGTATATCCACGATCTAGAAGATGAGTGTTCTCAATAATAGAGCCTCCTCCTTCTGCAATCAGTGCTGCCATGACATAGGCAAATCCTGCTCGTAAATCTGGAATGACTAAATGCGAGGCCCATAAAGGCGTCGCCCCATGAATCACAGCGCTGTGAGGAAAATTCCCGATAGCATAACGACATGCCTTGGTACTTAAGCACTGATGAAAAAGCTGACACTCAGCTCCCATGTGCTGAAGACCATGAAGGTAGCCGAGGCGATTTTCATGGACAGTCTCATGGATTACTGAAGATCCCTGAGCCTGTGATAGTAGAACTGCGAAGGGTTGTTGCCAGTCCGTCAGGAACCCTGGATGAACATCGGTTTCCAAGACAACACCTCCCACCAAGGGGCGTTCTTGAAAAAATTCTATTCCCGACTCGGAGACCAAAAATCCTCCGCCTATGGAGCGCAACATCTTGAGGAAGGGAATCAGAAGTTCTTGTTTAGCATTTCGGACGAAAACACGTCCTCCAGAGACAACCGCGGCCATTCCAAAAGAGGCTGCTTCAATCTTATCTGGAAGGATGGTGTGGTCTACAGAGCCGAGACCTCCAGTGCCAAAAATATCTATCGTACGATCATTATCGGTAGTGATATCCGCCCCTGCCTTTTGCAAAAAGAGCACCAAATCTAAGATTTCAGCTTCGAGAGCTACATTTTTTATAACCGTTCTTCCTTTAGCATGAATTGCTGCGAGTATGAGATTTTCTGTAGCCCCTACAGAAGGATAGGGTAGATGAATATAATTCCCTTTAAGACCTCGAGGAGCCTTTGCGTAGTATCCCGAACTATCAGAGGAAATCTGCACACCAAGTTGTTTTAACCCTTCAAAATGAAAGTTTAAGGTCCTTTCTCCTATAGCATCTCCCCCCACAGTGGGAACATAGACACCTTCAGGGCAACGCCCTAACAGCGCTCCTAATAAAAGGATGGGGATCCTATTGACATTTGAAAATGTGGGAGGAACTCTTGTGCATTGTATTTCGGGAGTATAGATTTCCAAAACCTCTGTTTCCTTATCCCAAGAAACATGTGCTCCTAGCGACTTGCATAACTCTACAGTTAAGGAAACATCTCCTATATCGGGGACATTCCGCAGTGTGCACTTCTGATCAGAAAGTAAAGAAGCAACAAGCAGCTTAGTTGCAGCATTTTTTGCTCCTGAAACTTTTACCTCACCATTAAGTCTACCACAACCAAATACTTGAGCAATCTGCATTCTCCGTTCCCCTTTGGCATCAAAATCACTAAAAGAAACGTTAACCTTCTCGAAGGTTTATTGCCATTCAAACTTTTTCCTTAGATCAAAGTTCCTTAATTCAAAATGATTAAAATATTAAAACAATATTACTTTGATCTTTTAAAAACAAAAACAGAGATAAATATAATTAATATTATTTAAAATATAATTAATAGAATTAAAAATTATTTATTTCTCAAAATAGATTATGGCAGCTCCTATCAACCAACCATCGACAACGACTCAGATAACTCAAACTGGGCAGACTACAACGACAACAACGGTAGGATCATTAGGAGAGCATTCTGTTACAACAACAGGATCTGGGGCAGCAGCACAAACATCTCAGACAGTAACTCTAATTGCAGATCACGAAATGCAAGAAATTGCAAGTCAAGATGGATCCGCGGTAAGCTTTTCTGCTGAGCACTCTTTTTCTACCCTCCCTCCAGAGACTGGAAGTGTTGGAGCTACAGCACAATCCGCTCAATCTGCGGGGCTATTTTCATTATCAGGTCGTACACAAAGAAGAGATTCGGAGATTTCTTCCTCTTCTGACGGCAGTTCGATATCTAGAACTAGCTCAAACGCATCTTCTGGAGAAACAAGCAGAGCTGAAAGTAGTCCTGATCTAGGCGACTTGGATAGCTTATCAGGAAGCGAGCGCGCTGAAGGAGCCGAAGGACCTGAAGGACCTGGAGGCTTACCTGAAAGTACGATTCCACATTATGATCCTACCGATAAAGCGTCTATTTTGAACTTCTTGAAAAATCCTGCAGTTCAGCAGAAAATGCAGACCAAAGGAGGCCACTTTGTTTATGTAGATGAAGCCAGAAGTAGTTTCATTTTTGTCCGCAATGGTGACTGGTCAACTGCTGAGTCTATAAAAGTTTCTAATGCAAAAACCAAAGAAAATATTACTAAGCCTGCGGACTTAGAAATGTGCATCGCTAAATTCTGTGTGGGATATGAAACCATCCACTCGGATTGGACGGGACGCGTAAAACCTACAATGGAAGAGCGCTCGGGAGCCACAGGAAATTACAATCATCTGATGCTCAGCATGAAATTTAAAACTGCTGTAGTCTACGGTCCTTGGAATGCTAAAGAATCTAGTAGTGGATATACACCCTCTGCATGGCGTCGTGGAGCAAAAGTAGAAACAGGTCCGATTTGGGATGATGTTGGGGGCTTGAAAGGCATTAACTGGAAAACGACCCCAGCTCCAGACTTCTCCTTTATAAATGAAACTCCAGGTGGAGGGGCTCACTCGACGTCTCATACAGGTCCTGGCACTCCAGTAGGAGCTACTGTGGTTCCTAATGTGAATGTCAACTTGGGAGGCATTAAGGTTGATCTGGGTGGCATCAATTTAGGTGGAATTACAACGAATGTCACTACAGAAGAAGGTGGTGGAACCAACATAACATCTACGAAATCCACATCTACTGATGATAAAGTCTCAATAACATCTACAGGATCTCAAAGTACGATCGAAGAAGACACTATACAATTTGACGATCCTGGTCAGGGAGAGGATGATAACGCAATTCCCGGCACAAACACACCTCCTCCTCCAGGTCCTCCGCCAAATCTAAGCAGTTCTCGCTTGCTGACTATTTCGAATGCGTCCTTGAACCAAGTCTTACAGAATGTCCGACAACATCTGAATACGGCTTATGATTCGAATGGTAATTCAGTCTCAGATCTCAATCAGGATTTAGGCCAGGTAGTAAAAAACAGTGAAAACGGAGTGAACTTCCCTACTGTGATTCTTCCTAAAACTACTGGCGATACAGATCCATCCGGTCAAGCAACCGGAGGAGTCACTGAGGGCGGCGGTCATATCCGTAATATTATCCAAAGGAATACACAATCTACGGGGCAAAGTGAAGGAGCAACACCTACACCTCAACCTACTATAGCAAAGATAGTGACTTCCCTGAGAAAAGCAAATGTAAGTTCCAGCTCTGTGCTACCACAACCACAAGTAGCTACGACGATCACCCCTCAAGCGAGAACGGCCAGTACATCTACAACGAGCATAGGAACCGGGACAGAAAGCACATCTACAACAAGTACGGGAACGGGAACAGGAAGTGTCTCCACACAAAGTACTGGCGTAGGGACACCAACTACGACGACTCGATCTACAGGAACTTCGGCGACAACCACAACATCATCAGCTTCGACACAAACACCCCAAGCGCCTCTTCCCTCTGGGACCAGGCATGTTGCTACAATCTCCTTAGTGCGTAATGCTGCAGGAAGGTCTATTGTATTACAACAAGGGGGTCGATCTCAAAGCTTCCCGATCCCTCCCTCAGGGACTGGAACACAGAATATGGGGGCACAATTGTGGGCTGCAGCAAGTCAAGTTGCTTCCACTTTAGGCCAGGTCGTGAATCAAGCAGCTACAGCAGGTTCTCAACCCTCCTCTCGTAGATCTTCCCCAACAAGTCCACGAAGAAAATAGCTCTTCGTAATCTAGTTGAGAAAGGCAAGTCCGTAGAAGTGAATAGCTAAAATACGAGGTCCTGAAACTTAGGACATGTTGTGGTAGACGTCATCCACATCTTCGATTTGCTCTAGCCAATCAATAAGAGCTAAGTTTGCCTCGCCATCTTTCTCATCACAATCTACTAGACGCAAGGGAAGATAAATCAACCTGTCTTCACTACAAGTCGCACCCTGACTGATAAGTTTCTCTTTAACGGAGGCAAGTTCACTTGGAGCACAGATCACTAAGAAGTTTTCTTCATCTTCGGTATCGAGATCCTCAGCTCCTGCTTCTATAGCATAAGAAAATATTACTTCTTCATCTATAGAGCTCTTAGCGACAGTACACGCCCCTTTCCTTGCAAAATTATAAAGTACGCTTCCAGGTTCTACAAGAGAACCTCCACGTTTATTTATAGCAATGCGCATATCAGAAGCCGTACGGTTCTTGTTATCCGTCATTGCTTCCACAATAATTCCCACTCCCCCATGACCATACAGCTCATAGGTAACCTCTTCAAAGTTCTTTTGCTCTGCAGAAGTTGCTTTCTTCAAATTCCTTTCGATATTCTCATTAGGGATATTATTTTCCTTAGCTTTCTGTATCACCATACGTAATCGCGCATTGGACTTAGGGTCAGCTCCCCCTAATTTAACAGCTGAAATCAACTCTTTAATAATACGAGAAAAAATCTTGCCTTTTTTATGATCTGCTCTTTCCTTGCGATGTTTCGTATTGGCCCACTTACTATGCCCTGCCATATCCTCCACCTACTCTTTTTTTATACCCTCGCAATAAATAAGCGTTTGCCTTTTCCCAAGCAACAGCACGATCATACAAGGGGAAACGTTGTTCGTATTCTTTAAACTTTTTACCATGAAAAATCGAACGCCCCGATAGAGAATACTCTCTAGGG encodes:
- the argS gene encoding arginine--tRNA ligase, yielding MSTLLSILSVICSQAIAKAFPNLEDWAPEITPSTKEHFGHYQCNDAMKLARVLKKAPRAIAEAIVAELPQEPFSLIEIAGAGFINFTFSPVFLNQQLEHFKDALKLGFQVSQPKKIIIDFSSPNIAKDMHVGHLRSTIIGDSLARIFSYVGHDVLRLNHIGDWGTAFGMLITYLQENPCDYSDLEDLTSLYKKAYVCFTNDEEFKKRSQQNVVALQAKDPQAIAIWEKICETSEKAFQKIYDILDIVVEKRGESFYNPFLPEIIEDLEKKGLLTVSNDAKCVFHEAFSIPFMVQKSDGGYNYATTDLAAMRYRIEEDHADKIIIVTDLGQSLHFQLLEATAIAAGYLQPGIFSHVGFGLVLDPQGKKLKTRSGENVKLRELLDTAIEKAEEALREHRPELTDEAIQERAPVIGINAIKYSDLSSHRTSDYVFSFEKMLRFEGNTAMFLLYAYVRIQGIKRRLGISQLSLEGPPEIQEPAEELLALTLLRFPEALESTIKELCPHFLTDYLYNLTHKFNGFFRDSHIQDSPYAKSRLFLCALAEQVLATGMHLLGLKTLERL
- the murA gene encoding UDP-N-acetylglucosamine 1-carboxyvinyltransferase, whose protein sequence is MQIAQVFGCGRLNGEVKVSGAKNAATKLLVASLLSDQKCTLRNVPDIGDVSLTVELCKSLGAHVSWDKETEVLEIYTPEIQCTRVPPTFSNVNRIPILLLGALLGRCPEGVYVPTVGGDAIGERTLNFHFEGLKQLGVQISSDSSGYYAKAPRGLKGNYIHLPYPSVGATENLILAAIHAKGRTVIKNVALEAEILDLVLFLQKAGADITTDNDRTIDIFGTGGLGSVDHTILPDKIEAASFGMAAVVSGGRVFVRNAKQELLIPFLKMLRSIGGGFLVSESGIEFFQERPLVGGVVLETDVHPGFLTDWQQPFAVLLSQAQGSSVIHETVHENRLGYLHGLQHMGAECQLFHQCLSTKACRYAIGNFPHSAVIHGATPLWASHLVIPDLRAGFAYVMAALIAEGGGSIIENTHLLDRGYTNWVGKLRSLGAKIQIFDMEQEELTTSPKSLALRDASL
- the tarP gene encoding type III secretion system actin-recruiting effector Tarp, with amino-acid sequence MAAPINQPSTTTQITQTGQTTTTTTVGSLGEHSVTTTGSGAAAQTSQTVTLIADHEMQEIASQDGSAVSFSAEHSFSTLPPETGSVGATAQSAQSAGLFSLSGRTQRRDSEISSSSDGSSISRTSSNASSGETSRAESSPDLGDLDSLSGSERAEGAEGPEGPGGLPESTIPHYDPTDKASILNFLKNPAVQQKMQTKGGHFVYVDEARSSFIFVRNGDWSTAESIKVSNAKTKENITKPADLEMCIAKFCVGYETIHSDWTGRVKPTMEERSGATGNYNHLMLSMKFKTAVVYGPWNAKESSSGYTPSAWRRGAKVETGPIWDDVGGLKGINWKTTPAPDFSFINETPGGGAHSTSHTGPGTPVGATVVPNVNVNLGGIKVDLGGINLGGITTNVTTEEGGGTNITSTKSTSTDDKVSITSTGSQSTIEEDTIQFDDPGQGEDDNAIPGTNTPPPPGPPPNLSSSRLLTISNASLNQVLQNVRQHLNTAYDSNGNSVSDLNQDLGQVVKNSENGVNFPTVILPKTTGDTDPSGQATGGVTEGGGHIRNIIQRNTQSTGQSEGATPTPQPTIAKIVTSLRKANVSSSSVLPQPQVATTITPQARTASTSTTSIGTGTESTSTTSTGTGTGSVSTQSTGVGTPTTTTRSTGTSATTTTSSASTQTPQAPLPSGTRHVATISLVRNAAGRSIVLQQGGRSQSFPIPPSGTGTQNMGAQLWAAASQVASTLGQVVNQAATAGSQPSSRRSSPTSPRRK
- a CDS encoding YebC/PmpR family DNA-binding transcriptional regulator, which codes for MAGHSKWANTKHRKERADHKKGKIFSRIIKELISAVKLGGADPKSNARLRMVIQKAKENNIPNENIERNLKKATSAEQKNFEEVTYELYGHGGVGIIVEAMTDNKNRTASDMRIAINKRGGSLVEPGSVLYNFARKGACTVAKSSIDEEVIFSYAIEAGAEDLDTEDEENFLVICAPSELASVKEKLISQGATCSEDRLIYLPLRLVDCDEKDGEANLALIDWLEQIEDVDDVYHNMS